The following proteins are co-located in the Haloplanus sp. HW8-1 genome:
- the srp19 gene encoding signal recognition particle subunit SRP19: MVENVIWPAYLDATKSRAEGRRVPLDEAVDDPSVDEIAEAVQQVGYDAVIERETTYSREFDPRGRVLVKGADDASKNDLVKAIAAYVAILRD; this comes from the coding sequence ATGGTGGAGAACGTCATCTGGCCGGCCTACCTGGACGCGACCAAGAGTCGCGCCGAGGGGCGGCGAGTCCCCCTCGACGAGGCCGTCGACGACCCGTCCGTCGACGAGATCGCCGAGGCCGTCCAGCAGGTCGGCTACGACGCGGTCATCGAACGCGAGACGACATACTCCCGTGAGTTCGATCCCCGCGGGCGGGTGCTCGTCAAGGGGGCCGACGACGCCTCGAAGAACGACCTCGTCAAGGCCATCGCGGCCTACGTGGCGATCCTGCGGGACTGA
- a CDS encoding ATP-binding cassette domain-containing protein encodes MTDAAIDVDGVSVDFGGVPVLDGVSTSVERGTFVGLVGPNGAGKTTLLRTINGALVPDSGTVTVAGERLADLSSRAASRHVATVPQSTASTFDFDVRRIVAMGRTPHVARLGSRTPADRRAVEAAMERTAITDLADRPVTDVSGGERQRVFLARALAQDTPVLLLDEPTSDLDVTHQVRTLELVSALVDEGRTVVAAIHDLDLAARYCDELRLLADGAVRAAGPPESVLTAEAVETAFGGRATVTTHPVTGTATVTAFGDGGDGVGDASGRIHVVAGGDAATPFLHRLHDAGFDLSVGAVGAADPDADTARSLGADLVTVPPYAPVDDEAEAAVEERIRRADAVVVPPVAVAAGNLPVLRAAATASNPVVVDGGPFAARNHAGPAGRRVDDRLRDRGVVVAAGAVVGAVRDAVGDDEGVVRGDAGLGGSRS; translated from the coding sequence GTGACCGACGCCGCCATCGACGTCGACGGCGTCTCCGTCGACTTCGGCGGCGTTCCCGTCCTCGACGGGGTGTCGACGAGCGTCGAGCGGGGAACGTTCGTCGGCCTCGTCGGCCCCAACGGCGCGGGCAAGACGACGCTCCTCCGAACGATCAACGGGGCGCTGGTGCCCGATTCGGGAACCGTCACCGTGGCCGGGGAGCGCCTCGCCGACCTCTCCTCGCGCGCTGCGAGTCGGCACGTGGCGACAGTCCCGCAGTCCACCGCCTCGACGTTCGATTTCGACGTGCGGCGGATCGTCGCGATGGGTCGAACCCCCCACGTCGCCCGCCTTGGGTCCCGGACGCCGGCGGATCGTCGGGCGGTCGAGGCGGCGATGGAGCGGACCGCGATCACGGACCTGGCGGACCGTCCGGTGACTGACGTGAGTGGCGGCGAGCGCCAGCGGGTGTTCCTCGCCCGAGCGCTCGCCCAGGACACGCCGGTCCTCCTCCTCGACGAACCGACCTCCGACCTCGACGTGACCCATCAGGTGCGGACGCTGGAACTCGTGTCGGCGCTCGTCGACGAGGGGCGGACCGTCGTCGCCGCCATCCACGATCTGGACCTCGCGGCGCGATACTGCGACGAACTCCGACTGCTCGCGGACGGGGCGGTTCGGGCGGCCGGCCCCCCGGAGTCGGTGCTCACGGCAGAGGCCGTCGAGACGGCCTTCGGCGGGCGGGCGACCGTCACCACACACCCCGTCACCGGGACGGCGACGGTAACCGCCTTCGGGGACGGGGGCGACGGCGTCGGCGACGCATCCGGCCGCATCCACGTGGTCGCCGGCGGCGACGCGGCCACGCCGTTCCTCCATCGCCTCCACGACGCCGGCTTCGACCTCTCGGTCGGCGCCGTCGGGGCCGCCGATCCCGACGCCGACACCGCCCGGTCGCTCGGCGCCGACCTCGTGACCGTCCCGCCGTACGCGCCCGTCGACGACGAGGCGGAGGCGGCCGTCGAGGAGCGGATCCGACGCGCCGACGCCGTCGTCGTCCCGCCCGTGGCCGTCGCAGCGGGGAACCTGCCGGTCCTCCGGGCCGCGGCCACCGCCTCGAACCCCGTCGTCGTCGACGGCGGGCCGTTCGCGGCGCGCAACCACGCCGGTCCGGCGGGTCGACGGGTCGACGACCGCCTCCGGGACCGGGGCGTCGTCGTCGCCGCGGGCGCCGTCGTCGGGGCGGTTCGCGACGCCGTCGGCGACGACGAGGGCGTCGTTCGAGGTGATGCGGGACTCGGCGGATCACGATCCTGA
- the btuC gene encoding vitamin B12 ABC transporter permease BtuC, with the protein MNVGVRTGAWVGGLCGALVAVILASATIGPVPIGVGSVADTALWALLGVATDVPESHRTIVLSIRMPRIVLGAVVGFALASAGTVMQGFFRNPMADPSIVGVSAGAATGAVAAIVAPVTVPLALPVAAFVGALVAAFGVYLLASDGGRTPVETLLLAGIAVQTFLGAVVSFMLVQSGRDLRQAIYWLMGHLQHSTWTEATVAAAVVVPGFLALLAYARDLNVLLLGEEDAHSLGIEVERTKRLLLVVSSLLTAAAVAVAGVIGFVGLVVPHMMRLLVGPDHRILLPTSALAGATFLVATDTVARSGPAEIPVGIVTAAVGAPFFLYLLRSREVHTP; encoded by the coding sequence ATGAACGTGGGCGTCCGGACGGGCGCGTGGGTCGGCGGGTTGTGCGGCGCGCTCGTGGCCGTGATACTCGCCAGCGCCACCATCGGCCCGGTTCCGATCGGGGTCGGCAGCGTCGCCGACACTGCGCTCTGGGCGCTGCTCGGCGTGGCGACCGACGTGCCCGAAAGCCACCGGACCATCGTCCTCTCGATCCGCATGCCGCGGATCGTCCTCGGCGCCGTCGTCGGGTTCGCGCTCGCGTCCGCGGGCACGGTCATGCAGGGGTTCTTTCGCAACCCGATGGCCGATCCCTCCATCGTCGGCGTGTCCGCCGGGGCGGCAACCGGCGCCGTCGCGGCCATCGTCGCGCCGGTCACCGTACCGCTCGCGCTCCCTGTGGCCGCCTTCGTCGGCGCACTCGTCGCGGCGTTCGGCGTCTACCTGCTCGCGAGCGACGGCGGCCGGACCCCCGTGGAGACGCTGCTGCTCGCCGGCATCGCCGTCCAGACCTTCCTCGGTGCCGTCGTCTCTTTCATGCTCGTCCAGTCGGGGCGCGACCTTCGACAGGCGATCTACTGGCTGATGGGACACCTGCAACACAGCACGTGGACCGAGGCGACCGTCGCCGCGGCCGTCGTCGTCCCCGGCTTTCTCGCCTTGCTCGCGTACGCACGCGATCTGAACGTCCTCCTCCTCGGCGAGGAGGACGCCCACTCGCTCGGTATCGAGGTGGAGCGGACGAAACGCCTGCTGCTGGTCGTTTCGAGTCTCCTGACCGCCGCCGCCGTCGCCGTCGCGGGCGTCATCGGCTTCGTCGGCCTCGTCGTTCCACATATGATGCGCCTGCTCGTCGGGCCGGACCACCGCATCCTCCTCCCGACGAGCGCGCTCGCCGGCGCCACCTTCCTCGTCGCCACCGACACCGTCGCCCGGTCGGGACCGGCCGAGATCCCCGTCGGCATCGTCACCGCCGCGGTCGGCGCACCCTTCTTTCTGTATTTGCTCCGCAGTCGGGAGGTACACACGCCGTGA
- a CDS encoding H/ACA ribonucleoprotein complex subunit GAR1: MRRLGTVTRTAQGLAIVRPDDGDAPDIGTMAVDESLSGVGRVVDVFGPVDRPYFSVSPDDHVRLPDLLGTKLYTRSD; encoded by the coding sequence GTGCGCCGTCTCGGCACCGTCACCCGGACCGCGCAGGGACTCGCCATCGTCCGCCCCGACGACGGCGACGCTCCCGACATCGGGACGATGGCCGTCGACGAGTCCCTCTCTGGGGTGGGACGCGTCGTCGACGTCTTCGGTCCCGTCGACCGACCCTACTTCTCCGTCTCGCCCGACGATCACGTCCGGTTGCCCGACCTCTTGGGCACGAAACTGTACACGCGTTCGGACTGA
- a CDS encoding class I SAM-dependent methyltransferase gives MERPCVRVPREAGEQTRQALAAADLVDEDHEIVVDEEVLYLPVTDPDAVGDEYDVVYRDVPAHDPQRTPAELLGFDPSYERLGDVVILDEDDPDRAAEIARAILDSDLPVRAVIDRASKVKGDLRVRDWTVLATDGDRNGRPPTETIHREYGFEYRLDLAEVYFSPRLATERHRVTEEVEAGERAVDMFAGVGPFAIPMAARGATVVGVDLNPAAVGFLRENAHRNGVSDQVTAIEGDVRDVAADYADWADRIVMNLPHSADEFLDAAVTLAGDDCILHYYDIQHEDDPFGPGERAIRAVAESAGYDVEVLTRHVVRSYAPHELNVCLDVRLSQ, from the coding sequence ATGGAACGGCCGTGCGTTCGCGTCCCGCGGGAGGCGGGCGAGCAGACCCGACAGGCCCTCGCCGCGGCGGACCTCGTGGACGAGGACCACGAGATCGTCGTCGACGAGGAGGTGCTGTACCTCCCCGTGACCGACCCCGACGCCGTCGGCGACGAGTACGACGTGGTCTACCGGGACGTACCGGCCCACGACCCCCAGCGGACGCCCGCCGAGTTGCTGGGCTTCGACCCCTCCTACGAACGCCTCGGCGATGTGGTGATCCTCGACGAGGACGACCCCGACCGGGCCGCCGAGATCGCCCGGGCCATCCTCGACTCCGACCTGCCCGTCCGGGCCGTCATCGACCGGGCATCGAAGGTGAAAGGCGACCTCCGGGTTCGGGACTGGACGGTGCTCGCGACCGACGGGGATCGGAACGGCCGCCCGCCGACCGAGACGATCCACCGCGAGTACGGCTTCGAGTACCGCCTCGACCTCGCCGAGGTGTACTTCTCGCCGCGACTCGCCACCGAGCGCCACCGCGTCACCGAGGAGGTCGAGGCGGGCGAGCGGGCCGTCGATATGTTCGCCGGGGTCGGTCCGTTCGCGATTCCGATGGCCGCCCGCGGCGCGACGGTCGTCGGCGTCGACCTCAATCCCGCAGCGGTCGGATTCCTCCGGGAGAACGCCCATCGAAACGGCGTCTCGGATCAGGTGACCGCCATCGAGGGCGACGTGCGCGACGTGGCCGCCGACTACGCGGACTGGGCCGACCGGATCGTCATGAACCTGCCCCACAGCGCCGACGAGTTCCTCGACGCGGCCGTCACCCTCGCCGGCGACGACTGTATCCTCCACTACTACGACATTCAGCACGAGGACGACCCCTTCGGCCCCGGGGAGCGAGCGATCCGGGCGGTCGCCGAGTCCGCCGGCTACGACGTCGAGGTGCTGACTCGCCACGTGGTTCGGTCCTACGCCCCGCACGAACTCAACGTCTGTCTGGACGTGCGGCTATCCCAGTGA
- a CDS encoding metal-dependent hydrolase, whose protein sequence is MPDLLTHAIVGYLLGVAAVRADRLPDRYVPVLMVGAVVPDGMKSFVVAGVDVGVLFGVPYSAWGIHTLGGVAVLAGLGALTIHRPNRRLGYVALLAGSVSHLLLDTFVIRVDGVAPPYLFPLTGWLPPSGNLYASSDVWPAVVVLAFAVPVWLVRRRDVG, encoded by the coding sequence ATGCCCGACCTACTCACTCACGCCATCGTGGGCTACCTGCTCGGCGTGGCCGCCGTCCGAGCCGATCGCCTCCCCGACCGATACGTCCCCGTTCTGATGGTCGGAGCGGTGGTCCCGGACGGAATGAAGTCCTTCGTCGTGGCCGGTGTCGACGTCGGCGTCCTCTTCGGGGTGCCGTACTCGGCGTGGGGAATCCACACCCTCGGCGGCGTCGCCGTCCTCGCCGGTCTCGGGGCGCTGACGATCCACCGCCCGAACCGCCGCCTCGGATACGTCGCGCTCCTCGCCGGCAGCGTGAGCCACCTCCTCCTCGATACGTTCGTGATCCGGGTCGACGGCGTTGCCCCTCCCTATCTCTTCCCGCTCACCGGCTGGCTACCGCCGTCCGGCAACCTCTATGCCAGTTCCGACGTCTGGCCCGCCGTCGTCGTCCTCGCGTTCGCAGTGCCGGTCTGGCTGGTACGACGACGCGACGTCGGCTGA
- a CDS encoding presenilin family intramembrane aspartyl protease PSH yields the protein MNAREARGVAVAATLFLLVQVGALAMVGPFETAGYQAVEDPSDPTNSLVYFVAILVATGAMLAAFKYAFERAVRAVVVLSSALVSWYVFGVVAPPLLVVGAVNVLAVALSIGVAVALLVYPEWYVIDGAGVVMGIGAGALFGISFGLLPAIVLLSVLAVYDAISVYGTRHMLSLAEGVMDLRVPVILVVPLSLSYSLLADDFEGANEVHEDADAAADGDGEEGTDTDGDREGDAETAVADADRDAFFIGLGDAVMPTVMVASGAFFSPAPSLGVAALPALNFPALLAMVGTFLGLGVLLWAVMKGRAHAGLPLLNGGAIGGYLLGSVLAGVPVVRALGLAPYL from the coding sequence ATGAACGCACGCGAGGCCCGCGGAGTCGCCGTCGCCGCGACGCTGTTCTTGCTCGTTCAGGTCGGTGCGCTCGCGATGGTCGGCCCGTTCGAAACCGCCGGCTACCAGGCCGTCGAGGACCCCTCCGACCCGACAAACAGCCTCGTCTACTTCGTCGCCATCCTCGTCGCGACGGGGGCGATGCTCGCGGCCTTCAAGTACGCCTTCGAGCGAGCGGTTCGGGCCGTGGTCGTCCTCTCCAGCGCGCTCGTCTCGTGGTACGTCTTCGGCGTCGTCGCCCCACCCCTGCTCGTTGTGGGCGCCGTCAACGTCCTCGCCGTCGCCCTCTCGATCGGCGTCGCCGTTGCCCTCCTCGTCTATCCCGAGTGGTACGTCATCGACGGCGCCGGCGTGGTCATGGGCATCGGCGCTGGCGCTCTCTTCGGCATCAGCTTCGGCCTCCTGCCCGCCATCGTCCTCCTCTCGGTCCTGGCGGTGTACGACGCTATCAGCGTCTACGGCACCCGCCACATGCTCAGCCTCGCCGAGGGCGTGATGGACCTCCGCGTGCCCGTCATCCTCGTCGTCCCGCTCTCCCTCTCCTATTCCCTGCTTGCGGACGACTTCGAGGGCGCGAACGAGGTTCACGAGGACGCCGACGCGGCGGCCGACGGGGACGGCGAGGAGGGGACCGACACCGACGGGGACCGCGAGGGCGACGCGGAGACTGCCGTGGCCGACGCCGACCGCGACGCCTTCTTCATCGGCCTCGGCGACGCAGTGATGCCGACGGTGATGGTCGCCAGCGGCGCCTTCTTCTCCCCGGCACCCTCGCTCGGCGTCGCCGCGCTCCCCGCGCTCAACTTCCCGGCGCTTCTCGCGATGGTTGGGACCTTCCTCGGTCTCGGCGTCCTCCTGTGGGCCGTGATGAAGGGTCGCGCCCACGCCGGCCTCCCCCTGCTGAACGGGGGTGCCATCGGTGGCTACCTCCTCGGGTCGGTCCTCGCGGGCGTTCCGGTCGTCCGCGCCCTCGGTCTGGCGCCGTACCTCTAG
- a CDS encoding DMT family transporter, which produces MPVGHYRNAGLFVLLGVLFGSAFVAIKAGLAVLPPILFAAIRFDVAAPILLAYSAWRYAAWRPRSRADLAAIAVGAVAIVAANNGLLFIGQRTITPAAASVMYGLNPILSPAIAFLLLGQRLDARGILGILLGLVGVVVIVQPSPETLTSGSTIGQLYVLAAAALIALGSVLMRRIDATMASTPLTAWAMALGAALLHLWSLAIGESAAGTEPTATLVLAVLVVAVPSTAAAYPIYFALIRRIGPVRTNLVAYVVPIFAALTGWLLLGEAVTLATAVGFCVVVAGVCLLERHVVAAELERAVRWVGPLTDR; this is translated from the coding sequence GTGCCCGTCGGTCACTACCGGAACGCCGGCCTGTTCGTCCTCCTCGGCGTCCTGTTCGGCAGTGCGTTCGTCGCGATCAAGGCCGGTCTGGCCGTGCTCCCGCCCATCCTCTTTGCCGCCATCCGGTTCGACGTCGCCGCGCCGATCCTCCTCGCGTACTCGGCGTGGCGCTACGCCGCGTGGCGCCCGCGGAGTCGCGCCGACCTGGCCGCCATCGCCGTCGGTGCGGTGGCCATCGTCGCCGCGAACAACGGCCTGCTTTTCATCGGCCAGCGGACCATCACGCCCGCCGCCGCGTCCGTGATGTACGGACTCAACCCCATCCTCTCGCCGGCGATCGCGTTCCTGTTGCTCGGCCAGCGACTCGATGCCCGCGGCATCCTCGGCATCCTCCTCGGTCTCGTCGGCGTCGTCGTCATCGTTCAGCCGTCTCCCGAGACGCTCACGTCTGGATCGACGATCGGACAACTGTACGTCCTCGCCGCCGCGGCGCTCATCGCCCTCGGGAGCGTCCTCATGCGCCGCATCGACGCCACGATGGCGAGCACCCCCCTGACCGCGTGGGCCATGGCGCTCGGTGCCGCGCTCCTCCACCTGTGGAGCCTGGCGATCGGCGAGTCGGCCGCCGGGACCGAACCCACGGCGACGCTCGTCCTCGCGGTGCTCGTGGTCGCCGTTCCGTCGACCGCGGCCGCCTACCCCATCTACTTCGCCCTCATCAGACGGATCGGCCCCGTCCGCACGAACCTCGTCGCCTACGTCGTCCCCATCTTCGCCGCGCTCACGGGGTGGCTCCTCCTCGGGGAGGCCGTCACGCTCGCGACGGCCGTCGGATTCTGCGTCGTCGTCGCCGGCGTCTGCCTCCTCGAACGCCACGTCGTCGCCGCCGAACTCGAACGTGCTGTGCGATGGGTCGGCCCCCTCACCGACCGGTAG
- a CDS encoding DUF2237 family protein — MATESNVLGTDLEPCSADPETGFLRDGCCRHLDEDPGRHEICAVMTEAFLEYSRSQGNDLITPRPALDFPGLDPGDRWCVCLGRWIEAEAADVAPPVVLEATAEAVLAEIPFSTLLEHEYAAEDAT, encoded by the coding sequence ATGGCCACGGAGTCGAACGTCCTCGGGACCGACCTCGAACCGTGCAGTGCCGACCCCGAAACCGGGTTCCTCCGGGACGGCTGCTGTCGTCACCTCGACGAGGATCCCGGCCGCCACGAGATCTGTGCGGTGATGACCGAGGCGTTTCTGGAGTACTCCCGATCGCAGGGCAACGATCTGATCACGCCCCGTCCGGCGCTCGACTTTCCCGGCCTCGATCCCGGCGATCGATGGTGTGTCTGTCTCGGCCGCTGGATCGAGGCCGAGGCGGCCGATGTCGCCCCGCCGGTCGTCCTCGAGGCGACCGCGGAGGCCGTACTGGCGGAGATTCCCTTCTCGACGCTGCTGGAACACGAGTACGCGGCCGAAGACGCCACGTGA
- a CDS encoding serine/threonine-protein kinase: MGSSGPANDGVEGYAFEDFEQLDRIGAGGTADVYRASLNDGQERRVALKMPRVADHGTVDASFFDSFVEEASIWDRIDDHDNTVSVLDWGTEPYPWIAMEYMDAGHLGDRAAALNQEERVAAFRDVCDAVFHAHRHGITHGDLKPENVLFTRSSGTLVPKVGDWGLAKVLLEHSRSPEGLTMAYSAPEQLDPDAHGPVDDRTDVYQLSAVAYELFTGAPPFDASGTGELVHRILNDTPPPPSTRADVPAALDDAVLQGLAKEREERYESVLYLRDAVEAAMDEASSGTASRGAVTDRDVGASTDTADEATQSSAEAGNGRASTTNRRSTSTDANAGAESTTVRTTNANASATPETDTGPAATDADESESLAGRLHRPVESLNRGRDVARSIGFALHYPRSITRRTLYNWWLVAFASVLIVPAPIMVGYFLETVQRSAETSAPTFRLRDGAWLRHYRRGLVGGAFIFGPFLLFAAVSGASDPSGTTTTTAEGVLAMLTVLSWYVLPGLLADYATGGPSSLASLDHWRQYATLGYLGTVLGFVAVSMIAYLVTAGLAMTIVGIAVAYFYLMVAVGGFLGRRARRSGSA, from the coding sequence ATGGGATCGTCGGGGCCCGCGAACGACGGAGTGGAGGGGTACGCCTTCGAGGACTTCGAACAATTGGATCGGATCGGCGCGGGTGGGACTGCCGACGTCTACCGGGCCAGTCTCAACGATGGGCAGGAGCGTCGGGTCGCCCTCAAGATGCCCCGCGTCGCCGACCACGGGACCGTCGACGCCTCGTTTTTCGACTCGTTCGTCGAGGAGGCGAGCATCTGGGACCGGATCGACGACCACGACAACACCGTCAGCGTCCTCGACTGGGGGACCGAGCCGTATCCCTGGATCGCGATGGAGTACATGGACGCCGGACATCTGGGCGACCGGGCCGCGGCATTGAATCAGGAGGAACGCGTCGCCGCCTTTCGAGACGTCTGTGACGCGGTGTTTCACGCCCACCGTCACGGGATCACCCACGGCGACCTGAAACCCGAGAACGTCCTGTTCACCCGCTCCTCGGGAACCCTGGTCCCGAAGGTCGGCGACTGGGGACTGGCGAAGGTGTTGCTCGAACACTCCCGCTCGCCGGAGGGGTTGACGATGGCGTACTCCGCGCCGGAACAGCTCGATCCGGACGCACACGGGCCCGTCGACGACCGCACGGACGTCTACCAACTGAGCGCCGTCGCCTACGAACTGTTCACCGGCGCGCCGCCGTTCGACGCCAGCGGCACCGGGGAACTCGTCCACCGGATCCTGAACGACACGCCACCGCCGCCATCGACACGCGCCGACGTGCCCGCCGCCCTCGACGATGCCGTCCTCCAGGGGTTGGCGAAGGAACGCGAGGAGCGGTACGAGTCGGTGCTGTACCTGCGAGACGCCGTCGAGGCGGCGATGGATGAGGCGTCGTCCGGAACGGCCTCACGGGGAGCAGTGACCGACCGGGACGTCGGGGCGTCGACCGACACGGCGGACGAGGCGACTCAGTCGAGCGCCGAGGCGGGCAACGGGAGGGCGTCGACGACGAATCGGCGTTCGACGTCGACGGACGCGAACGCGGGGGCGGAATCGACGACTGTTCGGACGACGAACGCGAACGCGAGTGCGACTCCGGAGACGGATACGGGTCCGGCCGCGACGGACGCGGACGAGTCGGAGAGTCTGGCCGGTCGCCTCCACCGGCCGGTCGAGTCGCTGAACCGCGGGCGGGACGTCGCTCGGAGCATCGGGTTCGCGCTCCACTACCCCCGGTCGATCACGCGGCGGACGCTGTACAACTGGTGGCTGGTCGCGTTCGCGTCCGTGTTGATCGTGCCGGCACCGATCATGGTCGGATACTTTCTGGAGACCGTCCAGCGGTCGGCCGAGACCAGCGCCCCGACGTTCCGTCTCCGCGACGGTGCCTGGCTGCGTCACTACCGGCGGGGACTGGTCGGGGGCGCGTTCATCTTCGGCCCGTTCCTGCTGTTCGCCGCCGTCTCGGGCGCCTCCGACCCGAGCGGCACGACGACCACCACCGCGGAGGGCGTACTCGCCATGCTGACGGTCCTCTCCTGGTACGTCCTCCCCGGCTTGCTCGCCGACTACGCCACCGGCGGCCCCTCGTCGCTCGCCTCGCTCGACCACTGGCGCCAGTACGCGACGCTCGGCTACCTCGGGACGGTACTCGGGTTCGTCGCCGTCAGCATGATCGCCTACCTCGTGACGGCGGGACTCGCGATGACCATCGTCGGCATCGCCGTCGCGTACTTCTACCTGATGGTCGCGGTCGGTGGCTTCCTGGGGCGGCGTGCCCGACGGTCCGGGAGCGCCTGA
- a CDS encoding PUA domain-containing protein, whose product MTRDELPRLRTVADYQFGAGAGRALFPPDEDGDLTVTRSTSGRPRQVRTDVGRLVSYGTDGRFTLGLEGGRRLIAALSAPRARVVVGSESEPFVRDGKNVFAKFVRAVDDDVRPSDEVAVVRADGDLLAVGRAELAAEAMRDFETGMAVKVREGAD is encoded by the coding sequence ATGACCCGCGACGAACTCCCGCGCCTCCGGACGGTCGCCGACTACCAGTTCGGCGCCGGCGCGGGGCGTGCCCTCTTTCCACCGGACGAGGACGGGGACCTGACCGTCACCCGGTCGACGAGCGGTCGACCGCGGCAGGTCCGGACCGACGTCGGCCGCCTCGTCTCCTACGGCACCGACGGCCGATTCACGCTCGGGCTCGAAGGCGGACGGCGGCTGATCGCGGCGCTGTCGGCGCCACGGGCCCGCGTCGTCGTCGGCTCCGAGAGCGAGCCGTTCGTCCGGGACGGGAAGAACGTCTTCGCGAAGTTCGTGCGGGCGGTCGACGACGACGTACGCCCGAGCGACGAGGTGGCCGTGGTCCGCGCGGACGGGGACCTGCTCGCGGTCGGACGGGCGGAACTCGCCGCCGAGGCCATGCGCGACTTCGAGACGGGTATGGCGGTAAAGGTTCGCGAGGGCGCCGACTAG
- a CDS encoding MBL fold metallo-hydrolase — translation MAHELGESDWGDWLPTAVAEADPDTVAVWYLGCNGFVLKGREGTTLFVDPYCGLGDPPRTVRMIPVPFDPTDVDEADAVFATHEHSDHVHGPTQAPILAATGADYYAPDASMAVVDRAGWTDDWGVVAEQFDTVAEGDEFDVGEFTVHVVPVNDPDADHPVGYVFDHDAGTIFHGGDTRPAESFPDLADRFDVDLGVLAFGSAGRILDTETREPTRTQWYANENDVIRAANALELDRVVPSHWDVWKGLNADPTVLHHHARSFPYPERLEVVEIGDRLDL, via the coding sequence ATGGCACACGAACTCGGCGAGAGCGACTGGGGCGACTGGCTGCCGACCGCCGTGGCCGAGGCCGATCCGGACACCGTCGCGGTCTGGTATCTGGGCTGTAACGGCTTCGTGTTGAAAGGGCGCGAGGGAACGACGCTCTTCGTCGACCCGTACTGTGGACTGGGCGATCCACCACGGACCGTGCGGATGATCCCGGTTCCCTTCGACCCGACCGACGTGGACGAGGCCGACGCGGTGTTCGCCACGCACGAACACTCCGATCACGTCCACGGACCGACGCAGGCGCCCATCCTCGCGGCGACGGGCGCCGACTACTACGCGCCCGACGCGAGCATGGCCGTCGTCGATCGGGCGGGATGGACCGACGACTGGGGCGTCGTCGCCGAACAGTTCGACACCGTCGCCGAGGGCGACGAGTTCGACGTCGGCGAGTTCACGGTCCACGTCGTTCCGGTGAACGACCCCGACGCCGACCACCCCGTCGGCTACGTCTTCGACCACGACGCCGGCACCATCTTCCACGGCGGCGACACCCGCCCTGCCGAGTCGTTTCCGGATCTCGCCGACCGTTTCGACGTCGACCTCGGCGTCCTCGCGTTCGGGTCGGCGGGGCGCATCCTCGATACGGAGACCCGGGAGCCGACGCGCACGCAGTGGTACGCGAACGAGAACGACGTGATTCGGGCCGCGAACGCCCTCGAACTCGACCGGGTCGTCCCGAGTCACTGGGACGTCTGGAAGGGGCTGAACGCCGACCCGACGGTCCTCCACCATCACGCCCGGAGCTTCCCGTACCCGGAGCGACTGGAGGTCGTCGAGATCGGCGATCGACTCGATCTCTGA
- a CDS encoding class I SAM-dependent methyltransferase: protein MTDDRERWNEKYSTDEAFELPDDPIPALERRIDSLPTGRALDVATGTGRNARFLAGNGYVVDAVDVADEALARAASAAEAEGVDGDVTWIRADVADFEFERSAYDVITVGFFAALELLPDIKEALAPGGVLIYEHHLRSSDPIDIGPSNDRYRFRANDLLRACLDLTILEYRERTRDGDGGTQAVATLVGRHSAGGRQSYPRATG, encoded by the coding sequence GTGACCGACGACCGAGAGCGCTGGAACGAGAAGTACAGCACGGACGAGGCGTTCGAACTCCCGGACGATCCCATTCCGGCGCTGGAACGGCGGATCGACTCGCTTCCGACCGGCCGCGCTCTCGACGTGGCGACCGGGACCGGTCGGAACGCCCGCTTTCTCGCGGGAAACGGCTACGTCGTCGACGCCGTGGACGTCGCCGACGAGGCGCTCGCCCGGGCCGCCAGCGCCGCCGAAGCGGAGGGGGTCGACGGGGACGTGACGTGGATCCGAGCCGACGTCGCCGACTTCGAGTTCGAGCGGTCGGCGTACGACGTGATCACGGTGGGGTTCTTCGCGGCGCTGGAACTCCTCCCCGACATCAAGGAGGCGCTGGCGCCGGGGGGCGTCCTGATCTACGAACACCACCTGCGGTCGAGCGACCCGATCGACATCGGTCCGTCGAACGACCGCTACCGATTCCGGGCGAACGACCTACTGCGCGCGTGTCTCGACCTGACGATCCTCGAGTACCGGGAACGGACGCGCGACGGGGACGGCGGGACACAGGCGGTGGCGACGCTGGTGGGGCGACACTCAGCGGGCGGACGACAGTCGTACCCGCGAGCGACTGGGTGA